A single region of the Duganella sp. BuS-21 genome encodes:
- a CDS encoding LysR family transcriptional regulator, giving the protein MATGNDFDWNDIPLILALARSGSMSATGRQLGVDASTISRRIAAAEKALQLRLFIRDNNGYKLTDAGQVFVAHGDAVYGNVQSMLQASSQEAGATAGPVNITSIDFLFDYWLLEHVPALLAQHPQLQLTLQAENQNLSFTRREADFALRLGKPGEDAALVMRKLGDMGFAVYGHACFADTPRACWGTQPWIAYDDSLAGTGEMQWLAAMAPQPQRVLKVNSLSTMVRACRAGVGMALLPCIMGEQEGLQRIGDRVEVQRDIWLLSHRDAGSIARFKTVSAWLAQVYASNQQLLCGTASHP; this is encoded by the coding sequence ATGGCCACAGGCAACGACTTCGACTGGAACGACATCCCGCTGATCCTGGCGCTGGCCCGTAGCGGCAGCATGAGCGCCACCGGCCGCCAGTTGGGCGTGGACGCCTCCACCATCAGCCGCCGCATCGCCGCCGCCGAGAAGGCGCTCCAGCTGCGCTTGTTTATCCGCGACAACAATGGTTACAAGCTGACCGACGCCGGCCAGGTCTTCGTCGCGCACGGCGACGCCGTCTACGGCAATGTGCAGAGCATGTTGCAGGCCTCGTCGCAGGAAGCCGGCGCCACGGCCGGCCCGGTCAACATCACCTCCATCGATTTCCTGTTCGACTACTGGCTGCTGGAGCACGTGCCGGCCCTGCTGGCCCAGCACCCGCAGCTGCAGCTGACGCTGCAGGCGGAAAACCAGAACCTCTCCTTCACCCGCCGCGAGGCCGACTTCGCGCTACGTTTGGGCAAGCCGGGCGAGGATGCGGCGCTGGTGATGCGCAAACTGGGCGATATGGGCTTTGCCGTCTACGGCCACGCCTGCTTCGCCGACACGCCACGCGCCTGCTGGGGCACGCAGCCGTGGATCGCCTACGACGACTCGCTGGCCGGCACCGGCGAGATGCAGTGGCTGGCGGCGATGGCGCCGCAACCGCAGCGCGTGCTCAAGGTGAACAGTCTCAGCACCATGGTGCGCGCCTGCCGCGCCGGTGTCGGCATGGCGCTCCTGCCCTGCATCATGGGCGAGCAGGAAGGCTTGCAGCGCATCGGCGACCGCGTCGAGGTGCAACGCGACATCTGGCTGCTCAGCCACCGCGACGCCGGCTCAATCGCCCGCTTTAAAACCGTCTCCGCCTGGCTGGCGCAGGTCTACGCCAGCAACCAGCAGCTGCTGTGCGGCACGGCTTCCCACCCTTAA
- a CDS encoding alpha/beta hydrolase gives MNANTANNANHTVNLSRRGALFNSVGAAAAAVALPLAALGTSAEAQAAVAKTGPVSKTASTITTRDGVEIYYKDWGPRGGQPVILSHGWPLNADSWESAAFFLADNGFRVITHDRRGHGRSSQPWEGNDMDHYADDLAQLIEALDLKNIILAGFSTGGGEVARYVGRHGTKRIAKLGLISAVPPLMLKTADNPDGLPLEVFDGIRKGQLADRGQLYLDIASGPFYNYNRPGAKPSQGIIQAWYAQGMQGGFKNTYDSIKAFSETDFRDDLKKFDKPTLIIHGDDDQIVPIKAAGIASAKIVKGAKLLVYPGAPHGLTDTHKDKFNADFLAFAKS, from the coding sequence ATGAACGCTAACACTGCCAACAACGCTAACCACACCGTCAACCTGTCCCGCCGTGGCGCGCTGTTCAATTCCGTCGGCGCTGCTGCTGCCGCCGTGGCCCTGCCGCTGGCCGCCCTGGGCACTTCCGCCGAAGCGCAGGCCGCCGTTGCCAAAACCGGCCCGGTCAGCAAAACCGCCAGCACCATCACCACCCGCGACGGCGTCGAGATCTACTACAAGGATTGGGGCCCACGCGGCGGCCAGCCGGTCATCCTGAGCCACGGCTGGCCGCTGAATGCGGACAGCTGGGAATCGGCAGCGTTCTTCCTGGCTGACAATGGCTTCCGCGTCATCACCCATGACCGTCGCGGCCACGGCCGTTCGAGCCAGCCATGGGAAGGCAACGACATGGATCACTATGCCGACGACCTGGCGCAGCTGATCGAGGCGCTGGACCTGAAAAACATCATCCTGGCCGGCTTCTCGACCGGCGGTGGCGAAGTGGCGCGCTATGTGGGTCGTCACGGCACCAAGCGCATCGCCAAGCTGGGCCTGATCTCGGCGGTGCCGCCGCTGATGCTGAAGACCGCCGACAATCCGGACGGCCTGCCGCTGGAAGTGTTCGACGGCATCCGCAAGGGCCAGCTCGCCGATCGCGGCCAGCTGTATCTTGATATCGCCTCCGGCCCGTTCTATAACTACAACCGTCCCGGCGCCAAGCCTTCGCAAGGCATCATCCAGGCCTGGTATGCGCAGGGCATGCAGGGCGGCTTCAAGAACACTTATGACTCGATCAAGGCGTTCTCGGAAACCGACTTCCGCGACGACCTGAAGAAATTCGACAAGCCGACCCTGATCATCCACGGCGACGATGACCAGATCGTGCCGATCAAGGCCGCCGGCATCGCCTCGGCCAAGATCGTGAAGGGTGCGAAGCTGCTCGTCTACCCAGGCGCGCCACATGGTTTGACCGATACGCACAAGGACAAGTTCAACGCCGACTTCCTGGCGTTCGCCAAGTCCTGA
- a CDS encoding dienelactone hydrolase family protein — MNRKTAADFDPEVLKLFDQYVHGRISRRDFLSSATRYAVGGVTAASLLTALSPSFAAPLVPPEDKRLKARFVELPSPEGNGTVRGYLVSPRDAKGKLPLVLVVHENRGLNPHIEDVARRLALDGFIAFAPDALHTLGGYPGDEDQARALFGKLDQAKCRADFVAAARWLQQQPDGNGKLGVVGFCYGGGISNYLATQLPDLLAAVPFYGAQPKAEDIPRIKAHLLIHDAEKDERIRAGWPAYEKALKQAGVQYQYHVYPGVEHGFNNDTTPRYDAAAAKLAWQRTAEFLHARLG; from the coding sequence ATGAACCGCAAGACCGCCGCCGATTTCGATCCGGAAGTTCTCAAGCTGTTCGATCAGTACGTCCACGGCCGCATCAGCCGGCGCGATTTTTTGTCCTCGGCCACGCGCTATGCGGTCGGTGGCGTCACTGCCGCCAGCCTGCTCACCGCCCTGAGCCCGAGCTTTGCCGCGCCGCTGGTTCCGCCCGAGGACAAGCGCCTCAAGGCCCGCTTTGTCGAGCTCCCCTCGCCGGAAGGCAATGGCACCGTGCGCGGCTATCTGGTTTCGCCCAGGGACGCCAAGGGCAAGCTGCCGCTGGTACTGGTGGTGCACGAGAATCGCGGCCTGAATCCCCATATCGAAGATGTCGCCCGCCGCCTGGCCCTGGATGGCTTTATCGCCTTCGCGCCCGACGCCTTGCATACGCTGGGCGGCTACCCCGGCGACGAGGACCAGGCGCGCGCCCTGTTCGGCAAGCTGGACCAGGCCAAGTGCCGCGCCGATTTCGTCGCCGCAGCGCGTTGGCTGCAACAGCAGCCGGACGGCAACGGCAAGCTGGGCGTGGTCGGTTTCTGCTACGGCGGCGGCATCTCCAATTACCTGGCGACGCAGCTGCCGGATCTGCTGGCGGCCGTGCCCTTCTACGGCGCCCAGCCCAAGGCCGAGGACATACCACGCATCAAGGCCCATCTGCTGATCCACGATGCTGAAAAAGACGAGCGCATCCGAGCCGGCTGGCCAGCCTACGAAAAAGCGTTGAAGCAAGCCGGCGTGCAGTACCAGTACCACGTCTATCCCGGCGTCGAGCACGGCTTCAACAACGACACCACGCCGCGCTACGACGCCGCCGCCGCCAAGCTCGCCTGGCAGCGCACTGCGGAGTTCCTGCACGCGCGCCTCGGCTAA
- a CDS encoding type II secretory pathway, component PulD, with protein MKRLLVALAFVAPLVYAAPPAKVANPVDAVSFSLANVKLGELVTLAYRDAFKTPYVLSPEVAGDQRIVSLRIGGDSAGKGKADFIKFLDMMGVVIEKRGGIEFLTIAKPTEVEHEPYVYRPRYRDVNYLTDLLKPLFKGQFVNQRGVQAAPGAGIDASKQVPPGSAAAMIDKNADLLVFNGERSEIVKLSKLLPQLDVATGEVLARAALYEVTSTKDAGSAWQLAASILSSKLSISIGTGAQVLDHAVRIKTAGIDAVLSALATDSRFKVVSSPSIRVRSGSSARFSVGQEVPVLGAVSYPGSGQQPIQSVEYRPSGVIFELTPQVRDATVDCSLSQQVSNFVNTTTGVNNSPTLIKRELKTDVSLADGDVIVLGGMTETKDSGGTTGLSFLPAFMRSKTESNSRSEIILVLQLTRI; from the coding sequence ATGAAACGCCTGTTAGTCGCTCTGGCGTTCGTCGCGCCGCTGGTCTACGCAGCCCCGCCCGCCAAGGTGGCAAACCCCGTCGACGCCGTGTCGTTCAGCCTTGCCAATGTGAAGCTGGGCGAGCTGGTCACGCTTGCGTACCGCGATGCGTTCAAGACGCCTTATGTCCTGTCGCCCGAGGTGGCCGGTGACCAGCGCATCGTCTCGCTACGGATTGGTGGCGACTCTGCCGGCAAGGGCAAGGCCGACTTCATCAAGTTCTTGGACATGATGGGGGTCGTTATCGAGAAGCGCGGTGGGATCGAGTTCCTGACTATCGCCAAGCCCACCGAGGTTGAGCACGAGCCGTATGTCTACCGTCCCCGCTACCGTGACGTGAACTACCTGACCGACCTGCTTAAGCCGCTGTTCAAGGGCCAGTTCGTCAATCAGCGCGGCGTCCAGGCGGCGCCCGGCGCTGGCATAGATGCCTCCAAGCAGGTGCCGCCCGGCTCCGCCGCTGCCATGATAGACAAAAACGCGGATTTGTTGGTGTTCAACGGCGAGCGTTCGGAGATCGTTAAGCTGTCTAAGCTGCTGCCCCAATTGGATGTCGCAACAGGGGAAGTCTTGGCGCGAGCGGCGCTCTACGAGGTCACGAGCACGAAGGATGCCGGGTCTGCCTGGCAGCTCGCGGCATCCATTTTATCGAGCAAATTATCGATTTCGATTGGCACTGGCGCTCAGGTGCTGGACCATGCCGTTCGTATCAAGACCGCTGGCATTGACGCTGTTCTGTCTGCACTGGCGACTGACAGCCGTTTCAAGGTCGTTTCCTCGCCCTCAATCCGGGTCCGGTCGGGTTCCTCCGCTCGCTTCTCGGTCGGGCAAGAAGTTCCGGTCCTCGGCGCTGTCAGCTATCCCGGTAGTGGCCAGCAGCCCATCCAGTCGGTCGAATATAGGCCATCTGGCGTCATTTTTGAACTGACACCGCAGGTGCGGGATGCGACGGTGGATTGTTCGTTGTCGCAACAGGTCAGCAATTTTGTGAACACGACGACCGGAGTGAACAATAGCCCGACGCTAATTAAGCGCGAGCTGAAGACCGATGTTAGCCTGGCAGACGGTGACGTGATCGTGTTGGGTGGCATGACCGAGACAAAGGACAGCGGCGGCACTACTGGACTGTCCTTCTTGCCCGCCTTCATGCGTAGCAAAACGGAATCAAATAGTAGAAGCGAGATCATCTTGGTCCTTCAACTGACGCGCATCTAA
- a CDS encoding Zonular occludens toxin: protein MPINAYTGLMGSGKSYECVSSVIMQAITKGRRVVTNVDGIDGDAIRAYIHEKNGIDLERLGTVVHCKNDDVAKSDFLPHGADVDTLVKPGDIVCIDEAWRFWGSDSKILKEHAIFFREHRHYVDPVTKVSCDLVLMVQDISDLHRTLKVVVELSFRTTKIKSLGLNKIYRVEMWEGWKQHIKSRVKVENKKYDPAIFPLYSSYDGGKGKEVTVDDRQNILKNPMLWGLIAALLVLGSLSFWAVGKFFKGPQEKPKAEAKGAVASGPVAPAGVPFAAASTVSRSEFSDEWRVAGDIRIGTVRYVVLASASGRVRYEHPSVFNNEGGAIVGTLDGRKVTVFSGAGAAQSLQPGMVPMPINNEVKK, encoded by the coding sequence ATGCCTATTAATGCGTACACCGGTCTTATGGGCAGCGGCAAGTCTTACGAGTGCGTGAGCTCGGTGATTATGCAAGCGATCACGAAGGGTCGCCGCGTCGTTACCAACGTCGACGGGATCGACGGCGACGCGATCCGCGCTTACATCCATGAAAAAAACGGCATCGATCTTGAGCGGCTGGGGACTGTCGTGCATTGCAAGAACGACGATGTGGCAAAGTCCGACTTTCTGCCGCACGGGGCGGATGTGGACACCTTGGTCAAGCCTGGCGATATTGTCTGCATCGACGAGGCGTGGCGCTTTTGGGGGAGCGACTCCAAGATACTCAAGGAGCACGCCATCTTTTTCCGCGAGCATCGGCACTACGTCGATCCGGTCACGAAGGTGTCGTGCGATCTGGTCCTTATGGTGCAGGACATCAGTGACTTACACCGCACTCTCAAAGTCGTTGTCGAGCTGTCGTTCCGCACCACGAAGATCAAGAGCCTTGGGCTGAACAAAATCTATAGGGTTGAGATGTGGGAGGGGTGGAAGCAGCACATTAAGAGCCGTGTGAAGGTTGAAAACAAGAAGTACGATCCGGCCATTTTTCCCTTGTACAGCAGCTACGACGGCGGCAAGGGCAAAGAAGTCACGGTAGATGATCGTCAGAACATTCTCAAGAATCCAATGCTGTGGGGGTTGATCGCTGCGCTCCTGGTCCTCGGATCGCTGTCCTTTTGGGCGGTCGGTAAGTTCTTCAAAGGTCCGCAGGAAAAGCCGAAAGCCGAAGCCAAGGGGGCGGTGGCCTCCGGCCCAGTCGCGCCCGCTGGCGTGCCATTTGCGGCGGCTTCTACCGTTTCACGTTCCGAGTTCTCAGACGAGTGGCGCGTCGCCGGTGACATTCGCATCGGTACTGTGCGTTACGTTGTGCTCGCGTCCGCTTCTGGCCGCGTTCGCTATGAGCATCCTAGCGTCTTTAACAATGAGGGCGGGGCCATCGTCGGGACGCTGGATGGCCGCAAGGTCACAGTGTTTTCAGGAGCTGGCGCGGCCCAGTCTCTGCAGCCAGGCATGGTCCCTATGCCCATCAACAATGAGGTGAAAAAATGA
- a CDS encoding DUF2523 domain-containing protein, whose translation MFGILVSAFNLILGWLVRSVLVKFVVFFALYFVTTQFVGVIASWLPTGSILTSAFGGVSAATWYFLDLFALSVGLPAVISACLTRFIIRRLPVIG comes from the coding sequence ATGTTCGGAATTCTCGTCTCTGCTTTCAACCTGATTCTCGGCTGGCTGGTACGTAGCGTACTGGTCAAGTTCGTTGTGTTCTTCGCGCTGTACTTCGTGACGACGCAGTTTGTTGGCGTCATCGCGTCTTGGTTGCCAACAGGCTCAATCCTCACCAGTGCGTTCGGCGGCGTTAGCGCGGCCACATGGTATTTCCTCGATCTGTTCGCGTTGTCCGTGGGCCTTCCAGCGGTCATATCCGCGTGCTTGACGCGATTCATCATCCGTCGCTTACCTGTGATTGGATAA
- a CDS encoding major capsid protein, which produces MKNKIALAVAAMSVAATSAVQAATPLDLSGVTGAFTASDVVTPVIAIAGTLATVYVAIKAAKIVLGMLRGR; this is translated from the coding sequence ATGAAAAACAAAATCGCTCTGGCCGTCGCTGCCATGTCCGTCGCTGCAACCTCGGCTGTTCAAGCGGCTACGCCACTCGACTTGTCCGGCGTAACTGGCGCGTTTACCGCGTCGGATGTGGTGACGCCGGTGATCGCGATCGCTGGCACGTTGGCGACCGTCTATGTCGCCATCAAGGCCGCGAAAATCGTCCTGGGCATGCTGCGCGGCCGTTAA
- a CDS encoding replication initiation factor domain-containing protein, whose amino-acid sequence MRPVRHSLLKKIRKDAESAYASASGGTARARFVKSQIYGSGKHQDACADRTASAPALPERIGAAAEPVGLVPHFAQVCSASDTPINNMGENLANADVADDVDTWASISEEDLGEVSLMMTDSGKIKTVMVRRPSETQACIIDWINFTVLEDTFFKTARQTLVADDQIIEEASRQFEKIFGFGITEKRDRGMNFYRESWVLGDGMGFVCFGGQRATMLVTLSGQGCQNAVAGWEKRLFHFLTKVAMRPSVSRIDLAHDDIEGAYLSVDWAYDQYALGGYTQKAGGRPPNIERIGNWTKPTGKGRTLTIGLRSSSKFCRFYEKGRKEGDKSSPWCRCEVEFKNTNTIIQFDVLLNPTDFFAAAYPCFSNFVQVETPQRMEVKVKTAQITVDACIEVTKHQFGKYIRVFRELWGDKKALDLICNEADDYWPKRMKPLTSDATSGPTPVHKQAPVPIPSFMQFITTVPCFGLNGENGFA is encoded by the coding sequence ATGAGGCCCGTTCGCCATTCGCTCCTGAAGAAAATTCGAAAAGATGCAGAGTCCGCATACGCAAGTGCATCTGGTGGCACCGCGCGCGCACGTTTCGTTAAGTCGCAAATTTATGGCAGCGGCAAGCATCAGGACGCATGCGCCGACCGTACCGCCAGCGCGCCAGCGCTGCCGGAACGGATCGGCGCTGCGGCCGAACCTGTAGGGTTAGTGCCGCATTTTGCGCAGGTATGCAGCGCATCAGATACCCCCATTAATAACATGGGGGAAAACTTAGCGAACGCCGACGTTGCTGATGATGTGGACACCTGGGCGAGCATATCCGAAGAGGACCTGGGCGAAGTGTCGTTGATGATGACGGACTCCGGCAAGATCAAGACGGTGATGGTTCGTAGGCCATCTGAAACTCAGGCATGCATCATTGACTGGATCAATTTCACTGTGTTGGAAGACACGTTCTTCAAGACCGCTCGTCAGACACTGGTCGCCGATGATCAGATCATTGAAGAAGCAAGTCGCCAGTTCGAAAAAATCTTCGGCTTCGGCATTACCGAAAAGCGTGATCGGGGCATGAACTTCTACCGCGAGTCATGGGTACTTGGCGATGGTATGGGTTTCGTGTGCTTCGGAGGGCAACGCGCAACTATGCTCGTCACCTTGTCCGGCCAAGGTTGTCAGAACGCCGTTGCGGGCTGGGAAAAACGGCTGTTCCACTTCTTGACCAAAGTGGCGATGCGCCCCTCGGTCTCTCGTATCGATCTGGCCCATGACGACATCGAAGGTGCTTACCTGTCCGTGGACTGGGCCTACGATCAATACGCGCTTGGCGGCTATACGCAAAAGGCTGGCGGTCGCCCGCCAAATATCGAACGCATCGGCAATTGGACCAAACCTACTGGCAAAGGAAGGACTTTGACCATCGGTCTGCGTTCTTCTAGCAAATTCTGCCGCTTCTACGAGAAGGGTCGTAAGGAAGGAGACAAGTCCAGTCCTTGGTGCCGTTGCGAAGTCGAATTCAAGAACACAAACACGATCATTCAGTTCGACGTGCTTCTGAACCCAACAGATTTTTTCGCCGCCGCCTATCCATGCTTTTCAAATTTCGTTCAGGTCGAAACGCCACAACGCATGGAAGTGAAAGTCAAGACGGCGCAGATCACGGTCGATGCCTGCATTGAAGTGACCAAGCATCAGTTCGGCAAATACATCCGTGTTTTCCGCGAGCTGTGGGGCGACAAGAAAGCCCTTGATCTGATTTGCAATGAGGCAGACGACTACTGGCCAAAGCGTATGAAGCCGCTCACAAGCGATGCTACGTCCGGCCCTACGCCTGTGCACAAGCAAGCTCCTGTGCCTATTCCCTCCTTCATGCAGTTTATTACCACCGTCCCATGTTTCGGCCTCAATGGGGAAAACGGTTTTGCGTAG
- a CDS encoding tyrosine-type recombinase/integrase — translation MTIKKSEGGWLVDIQPGGRGHKRIRKTLATKAEALQFEAWAKTQVVQNDGWVKPKKNLTKLSELIELWQSHHGVQLRHTRTYGTLLRVCEALGNPVAEHLKSEHFAAYRSTRLAEGVTANTINREHAYLRAVFNELIRLGFWTENNPLARLRQFKIAERELSYLNDDEIRALLAALEARKDRDALLITKLCLASAARWNEGESLRITQLHSGMIHFTQTKTDKNRSVPIDDALADEIREFHKAESRDASGRIFKSSVGAFRMAVKESGIELLPGQLTHVLRHTFASHFMMNGGNILTLQKVLGHSSLQTTMIYAHLSPGHLQEAKMLNPLTRLTVG, via the coding sequence ATGACCATCAAGAAATCAGAAGGGGGTTGGCTTGTAGATATCCAACCTGGTGGACGTGGGCACAAACGCATCCGCAAGACATTGGCGACGAAGGCTGAAGCACTTCAGTTTGAGGCTTGGGCGAAGACTCAGGTCGTGCAGAACGACGGCTGGGTGAAACCCAAGAAGAATCTCACCAAGCTATCCGAGCTAATCGAGCTATGGCAGTCGCATCACGGTGTCCAGTTGCGCCATACCCGCACCTACGGCACCCTTCTTCGGGTTTGCGAAGCGCTTGGCAATCCCGTCGCCGAGCACCTGAAATCCGAGCATTTTGCAGCCTACCGTTCGACCCGGTTAGCTGAAGGGGTAACAGCGAACACGATCAATCGCGAGCACGCCTACCTGCGCGCAGTGTTCAACGAGCTGATCCGCCTTGGTTTCTGGACAGAGAATAATCCGCTGGCTCGGCTTCGCCAATTTAAGATTGCGGAGCGTGAACTGTCCTACCTCAACGACGACGAAATTCGTGCGTTGCTGGCCGCGCTGGAGGCGCGCAAGGATCGAGATGCGCTTCTCATTACGAAGCTTTGCCTGGCGTCGGCCGCGCGATGGAATGAGGGCGAATCGCTGCGTATCACTCAGCTGCATAGCGGTATGATTCATTTCACGCAAACGAAGACCGACAAGAATAGATCGGTCCCCATCGACGACGCGCTTGCCGACGAGATACGAGAATTCCATAAGGCTGAAAGTAGGGATGCTTCGGGAAGAATTTTCAAAAGCTCAGTCGGAGCGTTCCGAATGGCCGTAAAGGAATCAGGTATCGAGCTACTACCTGGTCAGCTCACACACGTCCTGCGCCACACGTTCGCAAGCCACTTCATGATGAACGGCGGGAACATCCTGACGCTGCAAAAAGTGCTGGGCCACTCCAGCCTGCAAACCACCATGATCTACGCCCACCTCAGTCCTGGACACCTTCAGGAAGCCAAAATGCTGAACCCGTTGACGCGGTTGACAGTTGGTTGA
- a CDS encoding ClpXP protease specificity-enhancing factor, translating into MSEISTKPYLLRAIYEWCTDSGYTPYLAVKVDAGTTVPMEYVKKGEIVLNISFGATSGLKMDNDSIRFHARFGGVSREIYIPVNNVMAIYANENGQGMAFEPQAAGAASAPAPDAADEAPTAPVLSAVPAPAPLGEVKTEAPGAPGDDTDPPKKGGRPTLTRIK; encoded by the coding sequence ATGTCTGAAATCTCAACCAAGCCCTACCTGCTGCGCGCCATCTACGAATGGTGTACGGACAGCGGCTACACCCCCTATCTGGCCGTCAAGGTCGACGCCGGCACCACGGTGCCGATGGAATACGTGAAAAAGGGCGAAATCGTGCTCAACATCAGCTTCGGCGCCACCTCCGGGCTGAAGATGGACAACGACAGCATCCGCTTCCACGCCCGTTTCGGCGGCGTCTCGCGCGAGATCTACATCCCGGTCAACAACGTGATGGCGATCTACGCCAACGAAAACGGCCAGGGCATGGCGTTCGAACCGCAAGCGGCGGGCGCGGCATCCGCGCCGGCGCCGGACGCGGCGGACGAAGCCCCGACCGCACCGGTGCTGTCGGCGGTACCGGCGCCAGCACCTTTGGGCGAGGTCAAAACCGAGGCGCCAGGCGCTCCCGGCGACGACACCGACCCACCCAAAAAGGGCGGCCGCCCTACCCTTACGCGGATTAAATAG
- a CDS encoding glutathione S-transferase N-terminal domain-containing protein, protein MMVLYSGTTCPFSQRCRLVLFEKGMDFEVRDVDLFNKPEDISTMNPYGQVPILVERELILYESNIINEYIDERFPHPQLMPADPLMRARARLMLFNFEKELFVHVHTLESERAKGNDKSHDKARAEIRDRLTTLAPLFLKNKYMLGDEFSMLDVAVAPLLWRLDHYGIELSKTAAPLMKYAERIFSRPAYIEALTPSEKVMRR, encoded by the coding sequence ATGATGGTTCTCTACTCGGGTACGACCTGCCCATTCTCGCAACGCTGCCGTCTGGTCCTGTTTGAAAAAGGCATGGACTTTGAAGTGCGCGATGTCGACTTGTTCAACAAGCCGGAAGATATCTCGACCATGAATCCATATGGTCAGGTGCCGATTCTGGTGGAACGCGAATTGATTTTGTACGAATCGAACATCATCAATGAATACATCGACGAACGCTTCCCGCATCCGCAGCTGATGCCGGCCGATCCGCTGATGCGCGCGCGCGCCCGCCTGATGCTGTTCAACTTTGAAAAAGAACTGTTCGTGCACGTGCATACGCTGGAAAGCGAACGCGCCAAGGGCAACGACAAGAGCCACGACAAGGCGCGCGCGGAAATCCGCGACCGCCTGACCACGCTGGCGCCGCTGTTCCTGAAGAACAAGTACATGCTGGGCGACGAGTTCTCGATGCTGGACGTGGCGGTGGCCCCGCTGCTGTGGCGTCTGGACCACTACGGCATCGAACTGTCGAAGACCGCCGCGCCGCTGATGAAGTACGCCGAGCGCATCTTCTCGCGTCCGGCCTACATCGAAGCGCTGACGCCGTCGGAAAAGGTCATGCGCCGTTAA
- a CDS encoding cytochrome c1 produces MNFPKRLLAILALLPGLTLANEGGVALDKAPDRSNNMAALQHGAKLFVNYCLNCHNASSMRYNRLKDLGLSEEQIKANLLFTGDKVGEMMTTTMKPQDAKTWFGVVPPDLSVIQRAKASGAGTGSDYLYTYLRSFYKDDTRPTGWNNRLVENVAMPHVLWELQGVQKITMEEVADPHEHEHGKMTHQFAGYAQVTPGKLDKLAYDTAVADLVGYMEWMAEPAAQTRKKLGVVVVLFMTCFAFLAWRLNASFWKEVK; encoded by the coding sequence ATGAACTTCCCGAAACGATTGCTTGCTATCTTGGCATTATTGCCCGGCCTGACGCTGGCCAACGAGGGCGGAGTCGCCCTCGACAAGGCTCCGGACCGCTCGAATAACATGGCGGCCCTGCAGCACGGCGCCAAACTGTTCGTCAATTACTGCCTGAACTGTCATAATGCGTCCTCCATGCGCTACAACCGCCTGAAAGACCTGGGCTTGAGCGAGGAGCAGATCAAGGCCAATCTGCTGTTTACCGGTGACAAGGTCGGCGAAATGATGACCACCACCATGAAACCGCAGGATGCGAAAACCTGGTTTGGCGTGGTGCCACCGGACTTGTCGGTGATCCAGCGCGCGAAAGCGTCTGGCGCCGGCACCGGCAGCGATTATCTGTACACGTATTTGCGCAGCTTCTACAAGGACGACACCCGTCCGACCGGCTGGAACAACCGTCTGGTCGAAAACGTGGCGATGCCGCACGTGCTGTGGGAACTGCAAGGCGTACAGAAAATCACCATGGAAGAGGTGGCCGATCCGCATGAGCATGAGCATGGCAAAATGACGCACCAATTTGCCGGCTATGCGCAGGTCACGCCGGGCAAGCTGGATAAACTGGCCTACGATACTGCCGTGGCCGACCTGGTCGGCTACATGGAGTGGATGGCGGAGCCTGCAGCGCAGACCCGCAAAAAACTGGGCGTGGTGGTCGTGTTGTTCATGACCTGCTTCGCCTTCCTGGCATGGCGCTTGAATGCGTCATTCTGGAAAGAAGTGAAATAA